The Enhydrobacter sp. sequence ATCTCGGCCTGCGCGTCCTGAGCGAAGCGCCCTTCCTGCTGCGCGGCGACGACGGGAAGAGGAGCGTCGCGCTGCAGGTGCTGAGCGTCGAAACGGCGGACAAGTCGGCGGTCGATCTCGACCTGGTGGGCCCGCGCTTTGCCGAGACGCTGCGGCAGCTCTGGGCGGGCGCGATGGAGAATGACGGGCTGAACACGCTGGTGCTGCGCGCCGGCCTTGCCTGGCGCGAGGTGGCGCTGCTCCGCGCCTATGCCAAGTATCTGCGCCAGGCCGGTATCGCCTTCAGCCGCGAATACATGGAGCGCACCCTGGCGGCCTATCCGGCGATCGCGCGCGGCATGGTCGATCTCTTCATCGCCCGCTTCGACCCGGCGCTCGGTGCGGCCGACGCCGATGCGCGCAAGGGCCGCCTGGAGGCGATCGAAGGCGCGCTGTCCAACGCGCTCGACTACGTCACCACCCTCGACGAGGATCGCATCCTGCGGCGCTTCCTCAATGCCGTGCATTGCAGCCTGCGCACCAACTACTGGCAGAAGGACGAAGCCGGCGCGCCCAAGGAGTGGATTTCCTTCAAGATCGACAGCCGGGCGATCGACGATCTGCCCGCCCCGCGCCCGCTGGTGGAGATCTTCGTCTACAGCCCGCGCATGGAGGGGATCCACCTGCGTGCCGGGCGCGTGGCGCGCGGCGGCATTCGCTGGTCCGACCGGCGCGAGGACTTCCGCACCGAGATCCTGGGCCTGATGAAGACCCAGGTCGTGAAGAACGCCGTGATCGTGCCGACCGGCTCCAAGGGCGGCTTCTATGTGAAGCGGCCGCCCTCGGGCGGCACGCGCGAGCAGATCCAGGCCGAAGGTGTCCGCTGCTACCAGACCCTCGTCCGCGGTCTGCTCGATCTCACCGACAACTACGCCGGCGGCGCGATCACGCCGCCGCCGGATGTCGTACGGCACGACGGCGACGATCCCTATCTCGTGGTCGCCGCCGACAAGGGCACCGCCACCTTCTCCGATATCGCCAATGCGCTGGCGCGCGAGTACGGCTTCTGGCTCGACGATGCCTTCGCCTCGGGCGGCTCGGCGGGCTACGACCACAAGAAGATGGGCATCACCGCGCGCGGCGCCTGGGAATCGGTGAAACGCCATTTTCGCGAGCTCGGCACCGACATCCAGCGTACGCCGTTCACCGTTGCCGGAGTGGGCGACATGTCGGGCGACGTGTTCGGCAACGGCATGCTCTTGTCGAAGGAGATCAAGCTGGTCGCTGCCTTCGACCATCGTCATATCTTCATCGATCCCGCGCCCGATCCGGTCGCGAGCTGGACCGAGCGCAAGCGCCTGTCCGACCTGCCGCGCTCCTCCTGGATGGACTACGACAAGGCACTTCTCTCGGTCGGCGGCGGCGTCTACGACCGGAACGCGAAATCGATCGCGCTGTCGGAGGAGGCGCAGGCCGCTCTGGGCATCGACCAGCCGACGATGACACCGGTCGACCTGATGCGCGCCATCCTGAAAGCGCCTGTCGATCTTCTCTATTTCGGCGGCATCGGCACCTACGTGAAGGCCTCGGGCGAGACCAATGCCGATGCGGGCGACCGGGCCAACGACGCGCTGCGCATCAACGCCGCCGATCTCAGGGCGCGCGTCGTCGGCGAGGGCGCCAATCTCGGCTTCACCCAGCGCGGACGGATCGAAGCGGCGCGCGCCGGTCGCCGGATCAACACCGACGCGCTCGACAATTCGGCGGGCGTCGACACGTCCGACCACGAGGTGAACATCAAGATCGCCACCGGCGCCGCGATCGAGCGCGGCGAGCTCGCCGCGGCCGACCGCGACGCCCTGCTGTTCGGCATGACCGAGGAGATCGCGGCGCTGGTGCTCCGGAACAATTATCAGCAAAGCCAGGCGATCAGCGTCGCAGTGGCGCAGGCCGCCGAGGAGCACGACCGCCTCGAGCGCTTCATGCGCGATCTCGAGCGGCCTTTGGAGCGTCAGGGCCGGCTCGACCGCGCCGTCGAGTTCCTGCCCGACAGCGCAGCGATGCGCATGCGGGCGCAGAATCGCCAGTACCTCACCCGGCCCGAGCTCTCGGTGCTGCTCGCCTACGCCAAGATCGACCTCACCGACCAGATCCTCGATTCGGACCTGCCGGACGATCCGCTGCTGGTCGGCGAGCTGCTGCGCTATTTCCCGACGACCTTGCAGCAGCGGCTCGGGGACGTGATCCGCGAACATCGCTTGCGGCGCGAGATCGTCACGCTGCAGGTCGTGAACTCGCTGGTCAATCGCTGCGGCCCCACCTTCGTTCGCAGCGTCGCGCAGCGCACCGGAGCCACGGGCGATGCCATCGCGCGCGCCTTCGCGGTGGTGCGCGACGCCTGGAAGCTGCGCGACCTCTGGGCCGACATCGAAGCGCTCGACCAGACGCTGAAAGCCGAGGCGCAGACCCGCATGCTGGTGGCCTCGCAACGCTTCCTCACGCGAGCGGTGCAGTGGACGCTGCGCCGCCTGCCGCAGCCGCTCGACACGATGGCGGCGACCGATCTGCTGCGCGCAGCGGTGGCCGCGCTGGACGATCTGCCGCCGGCGCTGATCGGTCCCGCGGAAAGCGCGGCGCTGAACGAACGCGCGGCGACCTTCGAGGCGCTGGGCGCGCCGCCACCGGTGGCCCGCAGAGCCGCATCGCTCGACACGCTGGCCGCCGCCGGCGACCTGATGCAGGCGGCCCGCGCCAACGGTTGCAGCCTCGAGGAGGCGGCCCGCCTTTACTTCAGGCTGGGCGAGCGGCTGTCGCTGGCGGCCCTCGGCAACGGCGCGCAGAAGCTGCCGCGCGAAGGGCAATGGCCCTCGCAGGCGGCGCTGTCGATGCTGGACGACCTCGCCGGCTTGCACGCCGATCTCCTGGCTTCGGTCCTGCGCGCCGCCGGGCCGCGAATGGCAGGCGATGCCGACGCGGCGCTGGCGCGCTGGGGCGAGGGCCGAAAGCTCGCACTCGAGCGCGTCGACCGGCTGAGGGACGAGCTTGCCGCGGCGGGCCAGCTCGATCTCGCCATGCTCTCGGTCGCGGCAGCCGAGTTGCGCGGGCTTGTCTGAGGCGGGATCATCGCCACATCGGCGGCGCGACATTGGAGGAAATCATGGACGACAAGGCCCCCATCGATAAAGGCGATGCCGAATGGCGCCAGGAGCTCGATCCGCTGCAGCATCACGTGCTGCGCGAGCATGGCACCGAGCGGCCCTTTACCAGCCCGCTGAACAACGAGAAGCGCAAAGGCGTTTTCCGTTGCGCGGGCTGCGGCCAGCCTTTGTTCGATTCCTCGACCAAATACGAAAGCGGCTCGGGCTGGCCGTCGTTCTGGGCGCCGATTCCCGACGCCATCGGCACCTCGGTCGACAAGAGTCACTTCATGACCCGTATCGAAGCTCATTGCGCCAAGTGCGGCGGCCATCTCGGCCATGTCTTTCCCGACGGCCCGCAACCGACAGGCCAGCGCTACTGCATGAACGGCGCCGCGCTGAAGTTCGAGGAGAAGAAATAGCCTTCTTTTGGACCGCGCGCTTCCAGCGCGCCCTCATGAGCGCGCAGGATGCGCGCGGTCCAGAAGAGATCAAAGTCCCTTCAGGAACTCGACCAGCAGCCGGTTCACCTCTTCCGGCCGTTCCTGTTGCACCCAGTGGCCGGCGCCATCGAGGATGTGGCTGCCGCGCAGCCCGGGCAGCGTCTTGGGATAGGCGTCGAGCTGGCTTTGTGCGGCGGGGAACTTGAGAACACCGTCGCGGCTGCCGGCAATGAAGAGCGAGGGCTGGCGGATGGGCAGGCCGCGCCAAGGCGCGGCAAGCTCCCAGTTGCGCCGCAGGTTGCGATACCAGTTCAGCCCGCCGCGAAAGCCGGTGCGCGCGAATTCCTGGACGTAATAGTCGAGATCCTCCGGCCCCAGCCAGGCCGGCAGCGCCGGCGGATCGACCGTGTTGCCGAGCAGAGTGCCGGTCGTGAGACGGGCGAAACCCTTGCCCTTCTCGGTATGATCGCCGCTCGCGGTGAAATAGAGTCGGCGCAGCGCGCCTTTGATGTCGGCCTGCAGCTCGGCCTCGGGCACACCGGGCTTCTGGAAATACTGCAGGTAGAAGTCGTGGATGCCGAGCTTGTCGAGGGCGGTCAGGATATCGACATAGCCCGGTGGCGCGTAGGGCACGCTCATGGCGCACACCGCCGGAAAGAGATCGGGCCGCCAGAGCGCGGCATGCCAGGCGACCGGTGCTCCCCAGTCGTGACCCACGATCACGGCGCTGGTCTCGCCCAGCGCCTTCGTGAGCTCGGCCATGTCGCCCACGAGCTGCAGCAGCGTGTACTGGTCGATCGCCTCGGGCGCCTCGGTGCCGCCGTAGCCGCGCATGTCGGGCGCCACGCAGCGGAAGCCGGCGGCGCTCACGCCGGCCAACTGATGGCGCCACGAATACCAGCTCTCCGGCCAGCCATGGCAGAACAGCACGAGCGGTCCGCTGCCGATCTCGGCGTAGCGCATATGGATGTTGTTCGCCGTGACCGTCTTGAGCGCCACGCCCGGCACCGGTGAGCTGCCCATGCCTCTTTCCTCCTCCAACGACATGGCGCGAGACTAGCCGCGAAGATGGGCCGGTTGCGACAGCCTTGCGCGCACCGAGGCGCGTGAGCCGAAGAGCAGCGAGCCAAGGAAGAAGAGGCTCGCGACCAGCACGATTGCCGGCCCGGAGGGCAGGCCGGCGTGGAACGAGACCAGGAGCCCGATCGCGGCCGACAGGAAGGCCATGGGCGCGGCGATGGCCGTCATCGACCAGACCTCGCGCGCCCAGAACGAGGCCGCCACCGCCGGCAGCAGCATCAGACCGAGCGCCATCAGCGTCCCGAGCGCCTGGAACGCCGCCACCATGTTCAGCACGGCAAGCGCCAGGAAGAGATAGTGATAGACCGCGCCGCGCACGCCCATCGCCGCCAGGAAGCCGGGATTGAAGCATTCGACGACCAGCGGCCGGTAGATCGCGGCCAGTCCGACCAGGGTCACGGTCGTGGCGCCGACCACGAGACAGAGCGCGGTGTTGTCGACGGCGAGGATGGCGCCGAACAGGATGTTCATCAGGTCGATCGCCGAGCCACGGAAGGAGACGATCATCACGCCGAGCGCAAGCGCGGTGAGATAGGCTGCGCCGAAGCTCGCATCCTCGCGCATGCGCGTGAAGCGCGCGATGGCGCCGGAGGCGAGGGCGGTCGCGATGCCGGCGGCGAAGCCGCCGAGGCTCATGGCCGGCAGCGACAGCCCGCCCAGCACGAAGCCGAGAGCGGCCCCCGGCAGCAGCGCATGGGCGAGCGCATCGCCCATCAACGTCATGCGCCGCAGGATCAGGAACACGCCGATCGCGGCGCCGCCTGTCGACAGCGCGAGGCTCGCGACCAACGCCCGCCGCATGAAGGCGAAATCGGCGAAAGGCCCGATCAGGCTGTCGTAAAGCATGGATGCGCGATCACGCGCTCAGCCGCATCGGCACCTCGCAGGCGCCGGCATGCTCGTCCCAGGCCTCGGCCATCGCGCGGGCGCGCCGGAGATTGTCGGCCGACAGCACCTCGGATGTCGGGCCCGCGGCGACCAGCTCGCGCGCCAGCAGGAGGCTGTGCGGAAAGTCCCGCCGCACCTGCTCGAGATCGTGCAGCACGGCAACGACGGTGCGCCTCTCGGCGCGCCAGCGCCGGATGACCTCCATCAGGTCGGCGACCGTCTTGGCGTCGATCGCGGCGAACGGCTCGTCGAGCAGCACGAGATCGCCGTCCTGCAGCAGCAGCCGGGCAAACAGCACGCGCTGGAACTGGCCGACCGAGAGCGTGTCGATCGGCCGGCGCTCGAAGCCCCCAAGGCCGACCGCCTCGATCGCCTGCTCGGCAGCGCGGATGTCCGATCGCCCCGCCGCGGCGAAGCCGCCGAACCGCGCCCAGCGCCCCAGCAATACCGTGTCGAGGACGGAGATCGGGAAGCTGCGATCGATCTCGGCCTGCTGCGGCAGGTAGGCGATGCGCCGGGCGGCGCACTCGATGCGCCCCTCGATTCCTGGCACGAGACCCAGCAAGGCCTTCAGGAGCGTGCTCTTGCCGGCACCGTTCGGGCCGACCAGCGCCGTCATCTCGCCGACCGGGATGTCGACGGAAACGTGATGCACCGCCGGATGGCGGTCATAGCTCACGGTCAGATCGACCAGGCGAAGCGCCGCGCTCATGGGGCCTACACCACCAGCCAGACGCAGAGCCACAGCACCGCCGCGACGGCCAGGGCCGCCGCGACGCGGCTCGCCGCGCTCATCGCCAGCAGGGCCGTGCCGGGAGACGGAGGAAGGTGCATCGGCATTTTGTTATATTATTACCTATGGAGAGTCCAGCCGGCGCTAACCGTTTGTTGATTGGCTCGTGTCCGCGCGCATGCTCATCTTCGCTTCATGTCGATTTTTCGCTTGTCCGGCCGACGCGCGCTCCTTGTCGGCGGCGCATCGCTTGCAGGCGCGGCCTTGCTGACCGGTGAAGGCGGTTCGGCCCCGGCGCGCGAGACCTCTTCCGGTCCGTGGGCCATCGAGCTCTTCACCTCGCAGGGATGCAGCTCTTGTCCCCCCGCCGACCGCCTGCTAGGCGAGCTGGCGCGGCGGTCCGATATCGTGGCGCTCTCCTATCACGTCGACTACTGGGATTACATCGGCTGGAAGGACCGCTTCGCGACACCGGCGACGACGGCGCGCCAGCGCACCTACGCCAACGTCCTGAAGCAACGCTACGTCTATACGCCGGAGATGGTCGTCGACGGCATCGCCCACGATCCCGGCACGGCACTGGGCCCGATCGAGGCGCTTCTGGCCAAGGCGGCCCGCCGCACGCCGCGGCGCGCCACGCCGACATTGTTGCATCCGACCGGCGCGCCACTCACCATCAAGCTTGCGCCGTTCAAGCTCGAGGATGGCCCGGCCGACATCGTCTTCGCAGCCTACGACCGGCGGCGCAGCACGCCGGTACATGCCGGTGAGAACGACGGCCGCACACTCGAGAACTTCAACGTGGTGCGTCACTTCGAGGTCCTGAGCCAGTGGGACGGCACGGCGGCGCAATGGACCGTTCCCGCCGATCGCTTCAAGTCGGACCAGGGGCTGGCGGTGCTGGTCCAGCACGCCGGTCAGGGCCCGATTCTTGGCTGCAACAAGCTCGAGCCGATGGCCACCGGCTGAGCGCCGATTGTCATCCGCGGCCTTGCGTCGACCGCGGACGCGCGCGAAGGTGGCTGCATGTCGCTCAGTAGCGCCGCCGGCCGCCTGACGGCCGTCCTCGGTCCCACCAACACCGGCAAGACCTATCTCGCGATCGAACGCATGCTCGGCCACGAATCGGGCATGATCGGCTTCCCGCTGCGCCTGCTGGCCCGCGAGAATTATGACCGCATGGTGAAGATCAAGGGCCAGTCCCAGGTCGCGCTGATCACCGGCGAGGAGAAGATCACGCCACCCGGTGCCCGCTACTTCGTCTGCACCGTCGAATCGATGCCGGTCGAGCGTACGGTTTCGTTCCTGGCGGTCGACGAAATCCAGATGGCCGCCGACCCCGAGCGTGGCCACTTCTTCACCGACCGGATGCTGCACGCCCGCGGCACGAACGAAACGATGCTGCTGGGCGCCGACACGATCCGGCCAGTGCTGAACCGGTTGCTGCCGGACATCGACGTCGTGGCGCGGCCGCGCTTTTCCAAGCTGAGTTATGTCGGGCCGAAGAAGGCGACGCGCCTGCCGCGCCGTTCCGCCGTGGTCGGCTTTTCGGCGAGCGAAGTCTACGCCATTGCCGAGCTGATCCGCCGCCAGCGCGGCGGCACCGCGATTGTCATGGGTGCGCTCAGCCCACGCACGCGCAACGCCCAGGTCGAGATGTTCCAGTCGGGCGAGGTCGAGTATCTGGTCGCCACCGACGCGATCGGCATGGGCCTCAACATGGACGTGAACCATGTCTGGTTCGCGTCCCTGCGCAAATATGACGGCCGTACGCTGCGCCCGCTGCGCGCGGTCGAGCTGGCGCAAATCGCCGGCCGCGCCGGTCGGCACATGAACGACGGCACGTTCGGCACGACGATCGATGTCGGCGGCCTGGAGCCCGAGACCGTCGAGGCGATCGAGAACCATCGCTTCGATCCGCTGCGCGACGTGCAGTGGCGCAATTCCGATCTCGATTTTCGCTCGGTGCCGGCGCTGCTGTCGACGCTCAATGCACTTCCGCCCCATACCGCCTTGCAGCGCGTTCGCGAGCAAGATGACCAGCTCGCCCTGCAGGCACTCGGGCAGCGGTCGGAGTTTCTGCCGCGCCTGCACGCGCCGGGGCGGGTGAAGCTCCTGTGGGAAGTGTGCCAGGTGCCCGACTTCCGCAAGACCATGACGGAGGAGCACACGCACCTTCTCGGCGAGCTCTTCCGGCATCTGACGCAGGGCGGCGAGCGCCTGCCCGAGGACTGGATCGACGGTCACGTCAAGCGACTGGAGCGTTATGACGGCGACATCGACACGCTGATGGCGCGTATCGCACATGTGCGGACCTGGACCTATATCTCGCACCGCGCCGACTGGATCCAGCGGGCGGCGCACTGGCAGGAACGCGCGCGCGCGATCGAGGACAGACTTTCCGACGTACTACACCAGCGTCTGACGCAAAGGTTTGTCGATAGACGTGCTGCGCTGCTTGTACGAAGATTGCGTGATGAGGGTGAAATGACGACGTCGGTCGCCGAAGCAGGCGAGGTCATTGTCGAGGGCGAGCATCTCGGACGCGTCGAGGGCTTCCGCTTCGTGCCCGACGCGACCGAAGGCCAAGCCGATCAGAAGGCCGTCCTGACCGCGGCGCTGCGGGCGCTGCGCGAGAACCTGCCGGCGCGCCTGCAGGCTTTCACCTCGGCGCCCGATGGCGAGCTGGTCTTCGATTCGCAGTTGCGCGTCTGCTGGGGCGGCGGACCGGTCGCGCGTCTGCTGCCGAGCGGCGACGTGCTCGCGCCCAAGATCGAAGCCCTGCCCTCCGATCTCCTCGACGGCCCGGCGCGCGAGGACGTGCGCAAGCGCGCCGCCACGTGGGTCGAGACCCGCATCCGACTCGGGCTCAGCGAGTTGATGGATGCCCGGGCGACCGCCGAGCTGCCGGCAGGTGCGCGCGGCATTGTCTTCCAGCTCTGCGAGAATCTCGGCGTGCTGCCGCGCCGGCCGATCGAGCAGCAGCTTGCCGAGCTCGGCGACGAGGATCGCCGCGCGCTGGCGCGCCTCGGCGTGCGCATGGGCGTCTACTCGCTCTATTTCCCCAGCATGCTGAAGCCGGTGCCGATCAGGCTGCGCGCCGGACTTTGGATGGTGGCGCACGGGCGCGACACGATCCCGCCGCTGCCGGCCGAGGGACGAACCTCGACCGATCTGCCGCGTGATGCCGAGCGCGACTTCTACGCCGCCATCGGCTACCTGCCGCTCGGCGGCCACGCCATCCGTGCCGACATGGTCGAGCGACTGGCGGCGATGGCGCGCCAGGCGGTGCGCGAAAGCCGGGAGGCGGCACGCCGCGCGCAGCAGGACAAGAAGGCTGCAAGTCCGGGTCCGGCGGCGGCCGGCGAGCCCGCGCCGTCGACCGACGAGATCACCGAATGGGCAATCGTCGCCGCCGCCTTCGGCGAGGCCGAAGCGCGGCCGCCGGCGGCCGAGACTCAGCCGGCACCGGTGCCTGCGCAGCCTGCCGCCGAGGACGAGACGGCGGCAACGCCGACCGAACCGGTAGCGGAAGCCGCTCCGGCAGAGTCCGAGGCGGAGGCCGCGGCGCCGGCCGCGGCCGAAGCGGCCCCGGAAAGCGCCGAAGCCGACAGCGAAGCCGGGACACCGACGAAGGCGGAGCCCGCGCCACTGCCGCCCGGCCACTTCCGGGCGACGCCACAGATGATGTCGCTGGTCGGCTGCTCGGAACCGGAAATGGCCGACGTGATGCGCGCGCTGGGCTATCGCGTCCTGCCACCCGCGGAGGAAGGCGGGCCGCACAGCTTCTCGGTGAAACCGCGCTTCCTGCGCGAGCGCGAAGAGCAGCGCGAACGTCAGCGCCAGCAGCAGCGGCAATACCGCGAGCAGCGCCGTCGCGAACGGCCGGACCGTCCGAACGAGCGGCAGTTCTTCGCCGACAGCCCCGGCCGCGACGGGCCTCGGCGCGACAATGCCAAGCATCAGGGCCCGCGGCCCGATAACGCCAAAGGCGGATCGCGGGACGACCGCCGCGACGAGCGCCCGCGCGGACCGCGTCCACCGCGCCGCGACGCCGGCGGACCGGCCCTGCGGCTTTACGCCACCACCGAGAAGAAGGGCGACAACACCGCCGATTCTCCCTTCGCCAAGTTGCTCGAGCTGAAGCTCGGCGGGAAGAAGTAGCCGTCGCGGCCGCCGGCTTGGTGCAATGCGCCTCGACAAGTGGCTGTGGCAGGCCCGCTTCTTCAAGACCCGATCCTTGGCCACGCGCTATGTCGAAACTTCCCGATGCCGGGTCGACGGACGGGTGACCGACAAGCCGCACGCCGCCGTCGTCCCGGGCATGGTCCTCACCTTCGCCTTGGGATCGCGCGTCCATGTCGTCCGCATCCGCGCCCTCGGCGAGCGCCGTGGACCAGCGCCGGAGGCACGAGCGTTGTATGACGAAATCGAGCCGGACTGATCTGGAGCCTTGCGCCCGCTGCTCGAGCGCGTTAAGCACGCGCCGCTCGTGTCAGGAGCTTGTTGATGACCTATGTGGTTACCGAAGCTTGCATCAAGTGCAAGTACATGGATTGCGTCGAGGTCTGCCCGGTGGACTGCTTCTACGAGGGCGAGAACATGCTGGTCATCAATCCGGACGAATGCATCGACTGCGGCGTGTGTGAGCCGGAGTGTCCGCCGGCGGCAATCGTCCCGGATACCGAGAAGGGGATGGAGCAGTGGCTGGAGCTTAACAGGACCTACTCCACCCAGTGGCCCAACATAACCCGCAAGGGCGAGGCCCCGGCGGACGCCGATGCCTTCAAGGACGAAAAAGGCAAATTCGACAAGTATTTCAGCGACAAGCCGGGCGCGCGCTGACTCGTCGAGCCTTCTCCGGAAGGTCCTTCAAAGCTCTTTTGCCATAGCCATGCAGCTTTCGCATGGGCGAACCGTTGCGAAAATGCAACATAGCACGCGACTCCCGACCAAATTTCTGTTATAAAGCTTTCGTCGGTAGTGGTCCGGGTCCGGTCCGCCACTGGCTCGGTGACCCTATCGGTATCCGAAAACAACTTACCGATACCGGTCATCGGGTCAAGTGCGCAGGGGAGCGTGCGTGGCGGGTCGCGGTATCGCAATCGCGGGGCGAAGAGTGAAGGGAACAGACATGGCCAAGCCGAGGAAGCCGACGGCGAAGGCGAAGGAATTTGCCTTCGAGAAGGGTGATTTTGTCGTCTATCCGACCCATGGCGTGGGTCGCGTGATCGATATCGAGGCGAAAGAGATCGCCGGACACAAGCTCGACCTGTTCGTCATCTCGTTCGAGCAGGAGCGCATGATGCTGCGTGTGCCGGTAGCGAAGGCCAAGATCTCCGGCCTGCGCAAGCTGAGCTCCCGCAAGATCATGGAAAATGCATTGGTGACGCTCAAGGGTCGCAGCCGCGTGAGCCGCGCGATGTGGAACCGCCGCGCCCAGGAGTACGAGGCCAAGATCAACTCGGGCGATCCGGTGTCGATTGCCGAGGTGGTGCGCGACCTGCACCGCAATGCCGGTCAGCCCGACCAGTCGTACAGCGAGCGCCAGATCTACGAGGCCGCGCTCGACCGTCTGGCCCGCGAGCTGGCGGCTGTCGAGCGCATCGACAAGGATCTGGCGACGCAAAAGCTCAACAGCGTGCTGCAAAAGGTCGCGTAGGCGGCGGACCGGCGAATATCGAAGGCGGCGCGGAAGCGCCGCCTTTTTCATGGCTCGTGGCCGGACTCACGGCTGGACGATCTTGATCTGCGCGAGGCGCATCAGCGCCGCCGGACTGTCGACACCGTTCAAGGTCAGCAGCCGCTCCATCTGGTGGTCGCGATAGGGCATACGGGCGGCCAGTGCGGCCGCCGTCGTGCCCGCCGACGAGACCACACGGAGCCGATAGGGCTCGAGGGTCGCCGCCTGCGCATCCGACAGACTGTGGAAGCTCCGGACCGCCGCCGTCATGGCCTCGATGCGCCGGTCGCGGTCGGGGCCATCGCTCAGAAGATTGAAGTAGCAGATGCCCGTGCCGCGGCGCACCAGCACGTACCTGATTTGCGCCAGGCTCGTGTCGGAGCCGCGCGGCTTCGAGCCGATCGCGGCCTCGGCGCCGCCGATCTCCGTGGCCTGGATGTTGGTCGGCGTCGGCTTGAGCTCGTTGCGCATCCAGTCGTCGAGGCGTCCGGGCACCTCCTCGTTGGTGCAGGAGAAGTACAGGAGAGACCGGTCGCGCCCCACGCCCAGCACGCCATCATGCGCGTTGAAGAGGCGAAAATCCGGCAAGGCCGTGAAGGCAAGACGCATCGTCGGATGCAGGAAGGATGGACCGCGGACAAAGC is a genomic window containing:
- a CDS encoding NAD-glutamate dehydrogenase; this encodes MATAFAPRISELEAICTAAVTSSGSEETAQFAHRLYQRVADKDLRLAPVEQRAAAAACLMAFARRRLPGVAKVRVFNPTLADHGFESRHTIVQIVNDDMPFLVDSIANELNRREITVHLLAHPVMATRRDLDGDLVEVTGEAGQRARPESMMQIEIDRQADRLQLDDLAAALSRVLGEVRMAVEDWRPMRQACLDALEDLMAGHGNELAEQEEFLCWLESNHFTFLGHRRYRYADDPAYPGGIRYELVPGSALGILRRDEVRLFESGLGGGEPMSRFARGPRPLMIVKTDRPSLVHRSGPMDCIIVKTHDADGRVTGERRLVGLFTSTAYHAMVREVPLLRGRVDSVLRRAGLDPNGHDGKALLAILDAYPRDELFQIDEDTLYNHALGILQLQERRRVALFTRRDPVGRFATCLVFAPRERFDAALSDRFGHLLQEAWHGRVTSVAGSSSDESALARALYTLKLDRPDAPTPDLAALEQALADAATSWNDRLRLSLQAKFGEAEGRVAARAWRSYFPSVYRDSFDASQAVADLEPLQAALAGTPFGVRLARAPGLPSHRFTVRLFHPEEPIALSDILPLAENLGLRVLSEAPFLLRGDDGKRSVALQVLSVETADKSAVDLDLVGPRFAETLRQLWAGAMENDGLNTLVLRAGLAWREVALLRAYAKYLRQAGIAFSREYMERTLAAYPAIARGMVDLFIARFDPALGAADADARKGRLEAIEGALSNALDYVTTLDEDRILRRFLNAVHCSLRTNYWQKDEAGAPKEWISFKIDSRAIDDLPAPRPLVEIFVYSPRMEGIHLRAGRVARGGIRWSDRREDFRTEILGLMKTQVVKNAVIVPTGSKGGFYVKRPPSGGTREQIQAEGVRCYQTLVRGLLDLTDNYAGGAITPPPDVVRHDGDDPYLVVAADKGTATFSDIANALAREYGFWLDDAFASGGSAGYDHKKMGITARGAWESVKRHFRELGTDIQRTPFTVAGVGDMSGDVFGNGMLLSKEIKLVAAFDHRHIFIDPAPDPVASWTERKRLSDLPRSSWMDYDKALLSVGGGVYDRNAKSIALSEEAQAALGIDQPTMTPVDLMRAILKAPVDLLYFGGIGTYVKASGETNADAGDRANDALRINAADLRARVVGEGANLGFTQRGRIEAARAGRRINTDALDNSAGVDTSDHEVNIKIATGAAIERGELAAADRDALLFGMTEEIAALVLRNNYQQSQAISVAVAQAAEEHDRLERFMRDLERPLERQGRLDRAVEFLPDSAAMRMRAQNRQYLTRPELSVLLAYAKIDLTDQILDSDLPDDPLLVGELLRYFPTTLQQRLGDVIREHRLRREIVTLQVVNSLVNRCGPTFVRSVAQRTGATGDAIARAFAVVRDAWKLRDLWADIEALDQTLKAEAQTRMLVASQRFLTRAVQWTLRRLPQPLDTMAATDLLRAAVAALDDLPPALIGPAESAALNERAATFEALGAPPPVARRAASLDTLAAAGDLMQAARANGCSLEEAARLYFRLGERLSLAALGNGAQKLPREGQWPSQAALSMLDDLAGLHADLLASVLRAAGPRMAGDADAALARWGEGRKLALERVDRLRDELAAAGQLDLAMLSVAAAELRGLV
- the msrB gene encoding peptide-methionine (R)-S-oxide reductase MsrB gives rise to the protein MDDKAPIDKGDAEWRQELDPLQHHVLREHGTERPFTSPLNNEKRKGVFRCAGCGQPLFDSSTKYESGSGWPSFWAPIPDAIGTSVDKSHFMTRIEAHCAKCGGHLGHVFPDGPQPTGQRYCMNGAALKFEEKK
- a CDS encoding alpha/beta hydrolase, yielding MGSSPVPGVALKTVTANNIHMRYAEIGSGPLVLFCHGWPESWYSWRHQLAGVSAAGFRCVAPDMRGYGGTEAPEAIDQYTLLQLVGDMAELTKALGETSAVIVGHDWGAPVAWHAALWRPDLFPAVCAMSVPYAPPGYVDILTALDKLGIHDFYLQYFQKPGVPEAELQADIKGALRRLYFTASGDHTEKGKGFARLTTGTLLGNTVDPPALPAWLGPEDLDYYVQEFARTGFRGGLNWYRNLRRNWELAAPWRGLPIRQPSLFIAGSRDGVLKFPAAQSQLDAYPKTLPGLRGSHILDGAGHWVQQERPEEVNRLLVEFLKGL
- a CDS encoding metal ABC transporter permease, with the translated sequence MLYDSLIGPFADFAFMRRALVASLALSTGGAAIGVFLILRRMTLMGDALAHALLPGAALGFVLGGLSLPAMSLGGFAAGIATALASGAIARFTRMREDASFGAAYLTALALGVMIVSFRGSAIDLMNILFGAILAVDNTALCLVVGATTVTLVGLAAIYRPLVVECFNPGFLAAMGVRGAVYHYLFLALAVLNMVAAFQALGTLMALGLMLLPAVAASFWAREVWSMTAIAAPMAFLSAAIGLLVSFHAGLPSGPAIVLVASLFFLGSLLFGSRASVRARLSQPAHLRG
- a CDS encoding metal ABC transporter ATP-binding protein gives rise to the protein MSAALRLVDLTVSYDRHPAVHHVSVDIPVGEMTALVGPNGAGKSTLLKALLGLVPGIEGRIECAARRIAYLPQQAEIDRSFPISVLDTVLLGRWARFGGFAAAGRSDIRAAEQAIEAVGLGGFERRPIDTLSVGQFQRVLFARLLLQDGDLVLLDEPFAAIDAKTVADLMEVIRRWRAERRTVVAVLHDLEQVRRDFPHSLLLARELVAAGPTSEVLSADNLRRARAMAEAWDEHAGACEVPMRLSA
- a CDS encoding thioredoxin family protein, with the translated sequence MSGRRALLVGGASLAGAALLTGEGGSAPARETSSGPWAIELFTSQGCSSCPPADRLLGELARRSDIVALSYHVDYWDYIGWKDRFATPATTARQRTYANVLKQRYVYTPEMVVDGIAHDPGTALGPIEALLAKAARRTPRRATPTLLHPTGAPLTIKLAPFKLEDGPADIVFAAYDRRRSTPVHAGENDGRTLENFNVVRHFEVLSQWDGTAAQWTVPADRFKSDQGLAVLVQHAGQGPILGCNKLEPMATG